TTCCCTACGCCTATAGGGGATGCCCCACATGACAGGCAGATAAACTTCATTATGGAAGAATCTTGAACTACCTAATGACTTCTCCAGACATACATTCTTTATTTCTCTTGCAGATAAAGGAGCAGTGTTTGTGTACCATTTGGAACTTCTCTGTTGACGAAAATTTGAGATACAAGCTTTTGGGGAGTGATATGCTAATACCAATAGTTAGGTTCCTAGATGACGAAGACATAAAAGTGAAAGAAGTTGCTGCTAGTATCACATCATATTTAACTTTAAGTCATTCTTATCATGGAGCTCTGGTCGAAGCTGGTGTAATTCCAAAACTGGTAAGTTGTGGCTCATTTTTGTTCTTGTTAAATAATCAATTAATGTCTACACATGCTTGCATCACATTAACCTGTGCCAGAACTTTAAGTCACTCTTACCATGGATGCTCTGCGCATAATTTTATAACTCTGCAATGCAATAGTCTTCATATTGTAATAATATCAAATATTAGTAGTCTATCTTAAAGATAATCTCAAGTGGATGTATGCAAACAAATGCGTTTTATTTCAGAATCAAATACATTGGTGGCACATGAAGTTGCGTGTGATGATCACTTTGGTGCATGAAGTTGAAAAATACAGTGAACCGGTTCCAAAACTTGTGTGACCGTGCAAATACAGTGCTAATTAGGTATGTATCATTAACCCTGGCTACGTGGTGCCTGCTTGTCAGCATGTGGGGTGGAGAACTAGGAAGGAAAAAGGGGCGTCTTTTGGGGTTCAAACTGAGTACCTCAGGTGCTACATCCTTATGAGCTAGCCACTTGACCAGGCACCACTACACGTCTAATATGTAAATCCATAGAATTTTATACTAGGATTCCTAGAAGGCTAACCAGTATCCTGCATGGCCAAGGTGTCTGCCCGCTCTGCAACGTGTACTTGCTCGGCTGACACCTCCCGCGCCTTTCACGAGCGCATCAGCATAGCACGCATGGCTTCCGTCGCTTACGACAACGTCGTCTCCTGCCGACACTGACGTCCGCTCGTCCTCTGGCATATACATCTGCCTAGAGGTGGCGCGTTGCTGCATGTGCGTGCTCATGCCGGCGAGCATGTATGCCCGCTCTGGCCGTAAGTAGCTGTGCCGGTTCAGCGCCTCTGCATGTCGTGCAGCTTGGCCCCAGCAACACGATCACGGGGTTGCCGTCCCCTGCCGCCTCCATCTGCTCCTGTGCCAGCTGACAGCTCTCTGATATCTCCACCACCTCCTGGTGCTTGCCCTGCTCCAGAGCCGCCTGCGCTGCGACAATGTCCTACCGGCCTCCACACGGGCTCGCCTTGGTTCCACCTCTGCCGACCATTCCGATGCGTGCTCTGGCCTCTTTACCATGGTGTCCTTGTCCGTCACGCTCACGTCAGCTTTGGTTGCCACGTTTCTGTACCTGAAGATCACTTTCACCAGAGCAGTGGTGTCGCCATCGGTCGCTTCTGCTCTAGGGCATGCAAAGTAAATATGTAATTTCACCCAagagcctaccccaacttgtttgagCCTACCCAATATACATCTGTCCTCTTCAAAGTAATATGAAATTACATATTTACTTTGCACTAGCACCGTGCTGAATTGTCGTTGCTACAATTTTTTAGCATAAACCAGGCTTCATTAGCTTCAAATAAATTTTATATCATCCACCAATAAAAAGTCTAAGGAATTCAAGGGGGTATCCAGCCAAACATGTGGTTGGGTAATCCTTCAAGTGGTAATTTATCAAGTACAAGTAATATTCATTATTTTGATTTTGGGCACTTATTTTGTGTGAGATTCTTATGGCAGATGTACGTTCTCTAAACTCTGTTATTTCGTATTCATCCAGTGCCTGAACTTCCTGTTGGTGCATATGAAGTTCTCAAATGTGTATCTTTTCTTGCTGGATATTAAATTTTCCATTAGCTACATTGACAACTTTCGTTATTTCATTTGTATTTGCAATCTATGTTAAAATCTTAGTGGTTATCTATTTGGGTTACAGTCTACCAATAtcatctatatctatatctataccaatataaaaagacccaaaggggCAGATCCAACTGATCTCGGCCATCAAACTAAGTCAATCCAACGGCCTAGACTGTTCCAATGGCGAGCATTCAACATGTTTAACGTGCAATTAATATCATACCAAATATTGCACTAATCACAGAATTAACACACAAATAATAGCATACCTAATATCCGCATGCAATTAATATATTGACTAAatattaacgtgcattgcacatGCGCATTTACTAGTTTGCTTAAATATACTTGTTAGCATTCCTTTAAATTTATCTTCAAATTGTTTTTAGGTTCATCTTCTGCAAACCAAAGACGATGATTATAAAAGTATCAGAAAGGAAGCTAGAAGGTCGCTCGTGGAACTATCCATGGATGATAGTTACCATGCCCTTATAGTGGGTCAGGGTCTAGTCCGGATTCCTCTGGTTGGCTCATCCGCTTATAAAGCCTTCAGACCTCAACCTCATTCATGGCCCTCTTTTCCTGATGGCTCGGAAATTCAACGGAGTTCTCGGCCTTCAAAATATGGTGCAACTGAATTGCTTCTTGGCCTGATTCTAAATGAGAAGAAAGCAGAGCCAGATGAAGCTAAAATTAATGCTATGATAGGGCGTTCTAATCAGCAATTTCTTGCACGCGTTGGAGCTATTGAGTTTGATTATGAAGGGAAAGAACAATCTGGATCTCAAAGGAATGATCACCACACCATCTTACCTTGGATAGATGGTGTTGCACGGCTAGTTTTAATAATTGGTCTCCAAGATGTCTCTGCAATTGCAAAGGCTGCTCATGCAATCGGTGATGCATCAGTAAATGAACACATGCGCACTTCATTCATGGAAGCTGGGGCTGTGAAATCTTTACTTCAGTTGCTGATGCATAATGATGTACCTGTCAGAGAAGCGAGTGCTTATGCATTGGAAAAACTAAGTGTCAGGTATTATTGTCTTCTCTTTATTCAAGCATGTTTTTTGTCCTtctcttttgtttcttttttgaGACCTTAGCCCTCGGTTGGCACACGGCTCCAACCCAACCGCCTAGGTCTGGGAGTCTGCTCGGGGGTTGCTGCTGGGAAGACCTGGGAGAAGGCCGCCGACGCATGGCATGGTTCGGTTGGACCGAAGGGCGTGAGCCCACAGACAAGCCGGCTTGAGTCATGTGACCCTAGCTCGGCTAGGTATATTAGGCGAGCTTGGGACACTCTCGGGGACATCAGATACTTTTTTTGTTGAGGAAATGCCATCATGGCTATTTTTATTTCATCTCAAATAAAGATACATCATCCACCATAAGACTATGAATAAAAGAGGGAGGTTCGTCCGTTGACACACACACGGAGGATCAACCCTAGCCCTTCTAGCTGGCTCAGGAGCCACGCGGTTCAACTCGCGCGCGCAATGCTCAATAGCAACATGCCCAAAATTATTACAAGTATCAAAACAATCTTTAAGAggaagtacaatagtgggctataagcccgcttacatggcatttttgcctAGGTGGAGGAGAGAGACAAGCAAAAAGGAA
This is a stretch of genomic DNA from Triticum urartu cultivar G1812 unplaced genomic scaffold, Tu2.1 TuUngrouped_contig_4563, whole genome shotgun sequence. It encodes these proteins:
- the LOC125528006 gene encoding uncharacterized protein LOC125528006 (The sequence of the model RefSeq protein was modified relative to this genomic sequence to represent the inferred CDS: added 540 bases not found in genome assembly) codes for the protein MANSGSAYVGLFVRMLGLDNDAHDREHAICTLWHYSLGGQKCIDEIMQFPGCISLIISLLKSESACACEAAAGLVHNITSVKLYRDVAIESGAMEEIFSCIRKSTITPEIKEQCLCTIWNFSVDENLRYKLLGSDMLIPIVRFLDDEDIKVKEVAASITSYLTLSHSYHGALVEAGVIPKLVHLLQTKDDDYKSIRKEARRSLVELSMDDSYHALIVGQGLVRIPLVGSSAYKAFRPQPHSWPSFPDGSEIQRSSRPSKYGATELLLGLILNEKKAEPDEAKINAMIGRSNQQFLARVGAIEFDYEGKEQSGSQRNDHHTILPWIDGVARLVLIIGLQDVSAIAKAAHAIGDASVNEHMRTSFMEAGAVKSLLQLLMHNDVPVREASAYALEKLSVSSEVCEKIRVEDGRELLVNVLKDSDTPVEQLEKIIHILSRILDMEVSMITAPDYYASTGSEDIADDEKCSQG